Within the Erigeron canadensis isolate Cc75 chromosome 6, C_canadensis_v1, whole genome shotgun sequence genome, the region CTTGTGGAATGTTACATTGAAATAAGAggtatgaattttttttcctttcatccTTTGaattttaatgattttactTTACCTTTTAGTTAtcgaataaataaaaatttactattttttaaaaaattaaaaatcaataaatatcCATTTCTTAGaatttaacaattttaatttatgttttatgcATTGAAATTCAACTTATATTAATGGtttatttataaagtatatTTTATGTCGGGAAAATCAAATGACTGTAACTAAGTTAGGTGAAATTGTGTTGAAAATGAAAGGGCTAATTttgtaaatatcaaaatatataaaagataaaatagtAATTTCATTGTCTCTAAttgcatttatttatatacagtTAATTGCATCTATTATATCCTCTTTTATGTATTCTCTTTCTTAATACCTTAaagtaaaatttttatatgagaGTGTCGATCTTAATAAAATCAGCATTATCCaaagatatatgaaaatttaactCACGGGTGAAAAGAGAGGGATGGAAATTCCCTCAAATACAAGTTAGAAGAATTATGTTTTTTGTATTATAATGAAGGgccaaaattaaaagataattattaaaTCTTGGTTTAATACAAATGTCAAAAATTTACTAACTTGGCTGGTTAGGATAGGGAATCCAATCTAAAAAGAGGGACTCGGTTATTAACAATTTAACATAAATAGACATGATGTAATATATGGCGAAtcagtttacctttttatttGGTCAATAATCCTTTCAAAATAAATTCAACCTCGCGCCCCACCCCCCACCATCAAGTTGAAGAGAGAACTGACTGGCTTACCTATTCTAAGGTGTGATGATTTTACAAGTTTTTGTACTGTATATTGTTACCCTATTTTATTTAgcgtatattattattatcagatTAGATACGTTCTACGACCCAAATCGGTTGAGTTTTCACTTAGTTGGTACGTGTTTGGCTTGGTTATGTTTAGGTTGTTTCTAGTCATGGCTTCTTGTTGGTTTTTGGCTTTGTAAGTGTCTGTAACTTTTACAATCTTGCTGCTAACATCAAATATGACATCCGTTTCGTTTATTAGATATGCATGCTCCTAAAAAGCCcttaattttttctatttttttcttatatatattttttggaaattcttttaaaaatccCTTACCAATACGTGCTTATTAGTTATCATAGTgttcataaaaatataatactaaCTAGATGTCATGTCATGATTgggttaaaaacttaaaatcaacGCCGGGTTTTTAAATATTACAGTTTGGCATTATTAGTAGTAAgtgaaatattaatttttttgtatgaCAATTGATTTTACTCTGCTCTTTCCTTGTTTGGATCTTTACCTTTGGGGTAGAGACAAGGCTGTCTATATCTCACCTCCCTCATACCTCGCTTATGCAGGGATTGGGTAGTGTTGTTGTTGTATTGATTTTACTAGTAGTTGTGTGTGGTATCttttgttttgttctttttttttacggTGTGAATTACTCGTGATAAATCCCTAACTTAAACCCCTCAAATGGGCGAAAATTAAATACCTGTAGCCGGTAGCACTCGAACTTGAGACCTCTTGTGAGGAAACAAGCCACTAGACCATTTGAATATTAGATGATGGTTAGGTAGTTTTTGTTAAttgaaaacttttaattaatgcTGGTTTTGTAGAATTATGATCACGGACGGATATATGTTGTGTGTATTTAATGTTCATATACATTTGTTGAGtttctaattctaatattatTGTCAATATATAATGGTTTTCTTTTCCAGAGCGAAAACATGATGGCTGAATCTGAAAACATGAAACGGGTCAAAGTAGTAAATGAAAGCTCTCCTGCTGTCATTGTAGAAGAGACAATTCCCGCTGGAAATGAATCTTTCTCATTTTACCCTCAGGCAGAAAAAGTTGCTTCCAACCAAGACCTTCTGATGGAAATCCTCTTTCGCTTACCAGTGAGATCATTACTTCGGTTTAAGATTGTTTCCAAAGACTGGTACTCTATCGTTGTAAGTCCTGGCTTCAGAAGCAAACTTCTCAGCCGACCTAAACGTGAACCCCCTTCAGGTCTGTTCGTCCCGCTGCTTCGGAAAAAAATACCACACCTTGAATGTGACTTTGTCCCGTTTGACATTGAAAATCCAGGAAAAGCCCCTTTCAGAACCCCCAACTTCGATCCAGATGTTAAGAGAATTGATATTGAGCATTCTTCTAATGGCTTACTGTTGTGTTCTAGTAAGACCAGGGATTTGACTAACAGGTATGGGTTTACCCACAAATATTACATGTACAATCCAACGACCAATCAATCCATTACGCTTCCTAAACTTGAAAATTATGATAACTCTAAGCGTTTAGGTATGACCATAGCTTTTGATCCTTCAAAATCACCTCACTATAAAGTCGTATATGTTTGTGGCCTTGGAACGGATCGTCGTGCTGGTGTGACTGGTTACCAGATAGAAACATATTCCTCAGAAACTCGCACTTGCAAGGTATCATATGAATTAGCTCTTGATGAAGagattgatatatattttggtgCTGGTGTTTATTGGAACAATGCCATTCATTGGATTCACCATACGGGGTTTGTGCTGTATTTCAATTTGGAAAAAGAGGTTGTTGATCATGTACTCACTCCTGGTGCACATCAGCGCGTGGATCCTGAAAGCTATACAAGTTATATGTACGAGTCTTGTGATCACCTCCTTGTCGCTCAAATCCGTAATGCCCTGAATACAGAATTTAATATTTTCGAATCAAAGAGAGATTATTCATCATGGATTGTGAAATACCGTGTTGATATTGATGGGTTGCGCCGACCATACCCTGAAATCATCTTTGATCATAACAATCCTCGTacattttgttttactttgCTATCTATTGTGCTGGGTGAAAAAGAcaatgatgatgattcattcTTGGTACTAGAAATAGGGGATGAATTAAAAAAAGCTGTTAGATTCAACTTGTCATCTAAGACTTCTCACAAGCTCCTTGATTTTACTGCTTTTCCCCATTCTATCCGCTCTATTGACTTCGACGGGATATACGTTCACAACCCAAATACTTTCCAGTTTACAGAGTCTCTCTACAATGTTTGAAGCATCTATGGCTCTGGGTACGTTGATTAATGACCTTCAGCTCCTTGCTGCTAGTTAATTAGTTGCATAGTTTATGTGTTTGGGTTACTTTCCAGCACCTTCTCTTAGGGCTATAATCTTGTTAAAGCTTAAACTTTCTAgtaattttgcaaaaaaatataattttaattggAAATGATGTGATGTGGTTTGATTAGTAGAATTGAACATATAAGAGTGAATGACTATGTGGGTTATCAAATATAGTTGCGATTGCATTCCCTAAAATAGCATGCTATGCACTATATATTCTGTACCAACATGTATGTGAGTCTTGCTCATCAAGCCAATTATACTTGCATCCTCTTCACTATCAGAAATCACCTCTGTCATATGTATGGTTATCTATATTGCCTATATTATATCCTCTTAATTGTACATACGTCCATTGCACTTACAATTAAATGTCATAAACTAAGGGGATCGAGTATCAGTGACCCGATTTGTGATCCCCCGCTTATCCTTCCATTCAACTTCTGCTTACTGCTTGTTTACTTACCTTTAAAGTAATTAATGGACTAACTTACAAGAAAGTTTAGATCACTAGTGGCACTTAGACGTGGTATAGGTAATCCACTAGCATAGGCTTGATTGTTATATGTGCACATATGTGAAATTGCATAAATTGTTGTGGAACCGCCTATATAGTCTGAGCTGAGTACTTGTTAAGCTTgttacttactttttagttATCATTTTGATAGGTGTTGCGAGGTAGAATTGGCTAGAATCAAAGTGAAGGCGTAATGGTGGAATGATTTGTGCCATTTTTGTTGGTGTTGGTGCAAGTGCTTATTAGACTTTTGCTATGATACCACGTTCGATAATGATCACGTTGGATGTTGTGAAATAGTTAAATGTGTAGTTGTGTCAAAATGGATTTTATGGTAGCAGTGGCATATGTATTGTGAATGATTCTGCAAACCTTGGATGTATGAAATGGTCGTTTGCATGCTAAAACAGGTGGTTTGAAAACTGCCAAAAGAACAAGTCAGGTTCTAATCTTCTTGTGCTATGCAATGTGCTGCATTAGCGAGGCTATGCGCCACATTATCTTGTCTTATGAATTAATACGCTGCATAGGATACTGAGTTGAACTCAGAGTGTCTGTGGTCTTGGTCGGTCGTTTTAGTATTTTGTGGCCTTTTTGTAAAGTTCAAATACGCTGCAGTATCGTATGTCCAAATGTgtaaaaagattaattttttGGAGAATTGCTGACCTGTTAATATAACCAaataacatctttttttttattaatgaatttcGTTGGAAACTTCGTAtcacgattcgacagcgagaggtctaccatacgttgttttaaccgtgtccgcgttagagagctctctcgaagtagaaatgtctatttcaaatactcaATGAGGGAAAACCCTTCTACTAATCCGTCCGAAtacacgacgattaataggggtaaactctgcTCTCAGATATCTGGGTATATCTAAGCCAAGCCCTCATAAAAAGACTTACTAATTCTTATGTCATTCTCAAGGCTTGAACAAAGACTTCTTGCAAGGGATGGTCTTATAACCACTAAGTTAAAGTGCAAGGAGGACAACCAAATGacatctattttatttattgaaagcCTAAACATTCCGTTTATTTACAATCAATTGATctctttataattttaatacagTATATTAGAAACTTGAAACATTAGAGTAGATGCACCATTGTTATTTCACGAACGAGGGAAATACATTTACAGAGTGCTGCTAgtaatttcttataaaaaaGGTTTTCATTGTATGTTTATTCGAAATAAACGTGCATATTATATCTGTGAGGGTGCAACACCTATTCTTATGAGGTGCATATATTTTATGCTTTCAATCTTCATACACCATTTTGCATCTCTCGAGCCCCGAAGAAAAACCCCCTCTCCTTTGAATTCCATATCTCTTTTGACTCTACATATGTGGGCACCTGATATCTATGAGGGTTCACTCACCCCGGTTACAGCATTCATTTCTATTGTGCCTAAAATCTCTATTTTTGCTAATACTTTGcgtctttttatttatagttgtGTTTGAAAAATgtcttaaaatttaaaaatgttaactacatttcaattttcattttcagtttatcattttaattaaaattaacacataccaattagttaaaaataatattaattaaaacaaagtTTGATAAtttactataaataaaaaaaatccgaATAAAAAACTTGATAGTACATGTTATAGCTCTTTCTTACATAAAAAATCATGAACGTCGGACACTGGGCGTCGCCACATTCAACCttctaattattaaaaattgtgTTGCGTCGGAAAACATCAGCGGTGACAATCACTTTCCCTAATACTGTTGATTCATTTAAGTTCGTTTTCCGTCTGAAACGACCTCCTCCACTCGACaaatttagtttttctttcccgtagttttttaatttgttaatccactcaaaaatcaTCCGAAATATCCAATTTTTTGATTGCAATGCAGGAACCAGGATGATTATAAAAAAGTCTATCTGAATTTTTTAGTTTGAGTATGGTTTGTCAGACATGTGTACCACAGATCATTATAATTTATTgtggacattttttttttgacgaACTTCTTacttttaaacttaaaaatgaaACGTATGATTTTTCGAAGATATCCTATCATGtacttatgtattaattttttttaattttattttacctaaatggTCAAACACCAACCAAAATTAGATATACACACCTTTAagtaatttttctttaaaaaaaccaTTTTTATAAACGCCAACCAAAAACAGTGGTGTGGCTGAATTATACAACGGAAAACACCTTACCAAACTATGAAAATACCAACGTACACCAATCAATAAGCTAGGGCAAACACCCTTTGCTATTCAACATAATCAACTAGAAAGGGGATATCTGAAAGTTTGGGGAGATCGACCGACTGGTCGGCGAATCGGCGATGGTCAAGAAATCGGCAACTTGGTCTCCGGCGGAGAAAGTTGGTTCCATGGACGACCTGACGACGGAGATCCTTGTGAGATTACCGGTAAGATCACTGCTTCGTTTTAAGTCTGTTTCCAAACACTGGTACTCTCTTATTTCAAGCCCTTGCTTCAAACCCCCTAACCCTGACTTCCCTTCGGGTCTGTTCATCCCGTTCCATGTCGGTAGATCATATCTAGGTTACGAATTCATCCCTTTCGATATCGATAATCCGGTTAAAAAACCCCCTTTCGTTtcccttgattttaatctagATGGTTTGATGATTGAGCACTCTTGTAATGGTTTAATGTTGTGTTCTACGTATTATGATAAGCtttataagtattatatatacaatccAACCGTTAACCGATTCGCCGCCCTTCCTACACCTGAAACAAATGACGATAATTATTTATCACATCAATGTCATATGAGCTTAGCTTTTGATCCTTCGAAATCACCTCACTACCTAGTCATATATGTCAACTGTGAGAAAATTCCATTTGTTCGTAAAAGTAATTACAAGATACAAATTTATTCCTCACAAACTCGTAGCTGCGACCGTTCATTTACGTTCGTACTTGATGAAGACATCGCTATGTATTTCGGGCCTGGTGTTTATTGGAACGAGGCCTTTCATTGGATTCACAAGAAAggatttattttgtattttaatttggaTCAACAGATAGTTCATCAGATGCACACCCCTTTAGGTCTTATTGGTGGTAATTGGGATGAAGAAAGCTATTCAAATTACTTGTTTGAATCCCGAGGTCACTTGCTTGCGATTGAAATCCTTCGACCTCATACTTCTAAGTTCAAGATTCATGAGTTGATGAGAGATTATTCCGGTTGGTCCTTGAGGTACAATGTTGATCTTGATGGGGTTTGTGGACCCTTCCCTGAGATCATGAATCCTGAATCCGCTGATACCTTTGAGTTTGCTATACTAGCTCTTGTTTTGAGCGATAAACAAGATGGCTCGTTTTTGGTACTGGAAATACCTGGGAAAGTTTTGAGATTCAATTTGGTTTCAAAGACTTTCTACAAGCTCCATGGTTTTTCTTCTCGCCGTAAAATTCCCTACCCTAACTGCAATAAGGTATTTTGTCTATGGCCTTATAGTGTTTTTCCATTTGTTGAGTCTCTCTGCAGCTTGTGATATTTCGATTGTTAGGTATGTTTGGTAATGTTTGTGATCTCTGCTCTTCAGTTCATCCTTACTATTTGCATAGTCCAGTTTGTTACTACATCAACTTATGAGaattgtacttttttttattggtaACCAAGGTCAATATTATGTGACGCGTTGAGCTAGATTAGCTTCTAATGTgaattttccatatatatatgtaatgaatTGTGAGTTTGTGACATTATGTGTGTTTGGCAGCAATTTTAAATTACTCATGTTATGAAGAATTGAAGCAAGAAGCAAAAGATACTTCCCTCTTCCAGGAATTTAGACAAAAATGATCATTTCTAACATCTGATTCTTGTCACAAAAAAAAGGAGAATATATTGAAAACGTGTGTTTGCGTGTGTGTGCGCGCGTTGATATCATAGTCCGCCTTCATATAAACCAGAAGGTATATGAAGATTACCGTCCTGAATACATAACATACATCGACTGATGGTCTCACTTTGAGTATCTACAAGGAGAGTAGGAACTAGGATGAAGGTGATAGTGCAACTCGCAGACCAGGGGAATTGGGTAGCTATATATGTCAAATGTTGGCAGTCTCAAATGGTTGAGAGCTAGTTTTAACAGCTCTTTTACACTGCGGAGGGTTTAAAGGTTGTGGACCTAAATGTACTTGGGGATATCTGATGGCGGAAGTTTGAAATTCAGAATTATGGAATCCAGAATTTTTGGTCCACACATTAACACTAATAGTCAGGACAATTGTTTTTTTTCACACCATTACTTTGGTCGATTGGCAATCATATTTGGGCAAATATGTGGAAATAGATTTGTTGCTTTGATCTATGGCTCTTGCTCTTCATACAACCAAAAACGTTTGATTTCACTGTTGGATTTTTGTTCTACTCAACATCCtttttggtttgatttttttttattaacttttgatttgttcttgacATGTTTTTGTGTCGACACATTTGATAATGTGTACCAGTTAATCAAAATACTTGGACTTCCATACTGTAAGGATTTCAACTTGTGGTATATATGAGACAGAGCTGAAAGTTTGGCAAAGCCACAAGCTTTATCGAGCTTGTGTATTTACATAGTTTTGCCATCTGTGTATGGtatgttaacatgattatcatACTACAGATCAATATGAGCAGGACCGAAAGATATTGAATATCAATAACTGAGACTGAAAGTATCCACTAATTAATAAAGCTCGAGCTTAAAGATCCAAGCAAGGTGTAGTGTAGTTCGAGCATCAAATATGGTAGTGGATTGGTTGACTCAATTACACCCGGACTACATTCCTACATACAAAAGAAAAGTTTTCATACATGAAAATAACTTaagataatttataaaaaaaaacataataaaaaatcttGATAGATTCATTTTATAAACAGATTTCATCCCATTTTTTAAGATAattgaaaaaacatgaaagtgTGATCTTACTCTTAATAAAGATAGAATATAAAACCTTACAAAATACTTTGTTGCTCGATACAACTAACCTGTCTATTAAATGGGTTAGATTTGAGTTTAAAATTTTGACATAGATGATTCAATTGAATGGGTTTGAGTTGAGATATATAAACCTGCCAACATATCAACCCACAACCCATCAACCCAAACCTACTTAAAGTATGTAAATGCAAAAGTTACAACTTAGACAAACGacagttgactttgactttgtgTATAAGCATGTTGAACGAATCATCCTTCTGTACAAAATAATACTACATTATATCATTCCCTCCCATGTCAACGTCAGGGAAGATCGACGGTGGTCAATCAATCGTCAACTATGTCTTCTGCAGAGAAAGTTGCTTCGTGCGACGGCCTTACGTCAGAGATCCTTTTACGATTACCGGTAAGATCATTGCTTCATTTCAAGTCTGTTTCCAAACACTGGTATTCTCTCATTTCAAGCTCTAGTTTCAAACTCCCTAACCTTGACCCCCCTTCGGGTCTGTTCGTCGCAGATTATATCAATAAACCAAACCCAGAATATGATTTTATCCCATTCGATATTGAAAGTCCAGTCAAACCACCTTTGAGAGCTCTTCATTTTGATCCAACTGTTAAGTGTTTGATGATCGAGCACTCCTGTAATGGTTTAATGTTGTGTTCTGCCTATACTGATGAGTATTTTCGACATAACAATAAATATGTGATGAATTacaagtattatatatacaatccAACTATTAACAAATTCAATACTCTTCCTAGACTTGAAAACTATGCAAATAATGGATCGGTTCGATATGGTATGACCTTACATTTTGACCCGACACAATCATCTCACTACAAAGTCATATATGTTTGTGGCTACGAGACGAATCCTCTTACTGGTAACACTCGTTACCAGATTGAAATTTATTCCTCACAAACTCGCACTTGCAAGACTTCCTGTGAATTTGAACTTGATGAAGATATTTATATCGATTTTAGGGCTGGTGTTTTTTGGAACAATGCCCTTCACTGGATTCAGAAATCGggatttatattttgtttcaacTTGGATCAAGAGATTGTTCATCAGATACAAACCCCTATAGGTCCTATTGGCGGTTGGGTTGAGGAAGAAAACTATTCAAATTACTTATTTGAATCCCGAGATCACTTGCTTGTGATTGAAATCCAGCGACCTCATACTTCTAAGTTCAAGATTCATGACTTGAAGAAAGATTATTCAGAATGGTTTGTGAAATACAATGTTGATCTTGGGGGAATTTCTGGATCATTCCCTGAAATTATGAATCCTGAATCCGCTGATACCTTTGAGTTTGCTATACTAGCTCTTGTTTTGGGCGATAAAGAAGACGAGTCATTCTTGGTACTCGAAATACATGGGAAAGCTTTAAGATTCAATTTGTTGTCAAAGACTTTCCACAAGCTCCATGATTTAACTTCTTCTCGCCCCAAATCTCACTCTTCTAACCGCAATGAGGTTTTTCGTCAATGGCCTTGTGTTTTTCAGTTCGTGGAATCTCTCGGCAATGGCCTTTGAGATGTATCTAATACTGTATGTTTTGGTGGTATTTTGTGATATGTAGTATTGAGTTCATATCACTTCTTGCATAGTTCACTTTCTTACAACCCGGCATATAAGATTTCGTGTGGCAGGGTTAGCTATATTGGTTTCTAGCACGAATCTGCCATATGTTGATATATGCGATGACATTTGACGCCCTGCCGGTTTACTGTTTTCTAAGTTATACATTAGTTCTCTTACACATTACAATTTCTTTATCAAATGTAAAAACTCAATTAGTACatattaaataagttaaagctTTTCATTATTTAGGCAGCATTGCATTTGATACTGCAACTCCATCTCAGACCAGGGGAATTTGTTAGCAATGTAAAACGTTGGCAGTCTCAAAGGAAGGACTGCTTATATTAACacaaaagctatatatataaatttgtaatggGTTTGAGTTTAACAGTATcattcaaaacatatataatgtaAGAATATTAATGAAAATCATTATACAAAGATATACTAATGTAGAAATATTGAATATAATTCATTCATGTCATACCAAAAGcactaatttgttttattcagaattctgtaaataaataatcaagtTCCAAAAAATCAAACGTAATCTAGCTAGCGTATCCATACCGTATTATCTATTCAAACAATTATTTCCTTCAATCTACCAATCTAGCTCCAAAATCATTTCTTTAGTTCAATCTAAATCAGTGTATCCATCTCATAAATCAACGACCTTTAAATAGTCCAAGGTAGAAGGGTTCTCTTAACCATTGGTTTGCTGTAAGGAAAGGTCCGGCAGTAAAATTCATAGCCTCGTTCCTATCAGTAATCACCTTGACACCCTTCCCCTTAGCCCTCTTATCAGTATTCGCACCCGGGCCAACATTTGCATACTCAGCATAAAAACAAGTGTCCAATGATGCAAAGTCGTTACCCCATGGTAACCACCCATCCGGTTGAATAAAATCATCGATGTTGGATTCCATCACAACCGTCCTTGAATACTTCTTCCACGGACGTCCTAAATAGCTCTTTACTAGAGACCTAAAAGGATATAGCTTCTCATTTGCTACAATGTCGCAGTGTTGGATAACAAATCCAGTGGCTTGTCTGGGTCCTTTTCTTCCATGGGCTGTGATTGTCGTCGCGTGACCAGCTTCCGGAAGTTTTGATATGATCTTGCAGTCTTGGATGATGGTTGCACTGAACCCAAATATGAAGTCAACGGTGCCTGAAATGGTGCAGTTGGTGTAGAACTGGCGTTGGCTATGGGCGTATAGTGTGTCTTGGTAACCTGTTATTTGGACGTCATAGAATGTTGATCTGTCGGATTTTGATACGAGAGCCACTGCTTGATTTGCATCTAGTCCTGCAGAATTTTGAAAGCCCATTGACTTTGCTATAAATCCATCTCCTATTACAGCTACAGAAGTCATGAAATTTAGTTAGAACTCAGactgagatttaaaaaaaaaacgcaaTTAGTTATTTCAAAACACAATTATTGTAATGATATAGTTTTTGTAACCATACGTAATACATTTAGATTTTGGATTATGATGGAATTTGCAGGTTGTTGAAGTGAGGAAGATGAATCAATTTATgttgttaaacaaaaaaaaaaaaagatgaatcaATTTATgacttttcctttttaatactattttatctttttattgttgttgttccCGAAAATTTACATGCTAAGATCAGCC harbors:
- the LOC122605381 gene encoding F-box protein At5g07610-like, encoding MMAESENMKRVKVVNESSPAVIVEETIPAGNESFSFYPQAEKVASNQDLLMEILFRLPVRSLLRFKIVSKDWYSIVVSPGFRSKLLSRPKREPPSGLFVPLLRKKIPHLECDFVPFDIENPGKAPFRTPNFDPDVKRIDIEHSSNGLLLCSSKTRDLTNRYGFTHKYYMYNPTTNQSITLPKLENYDNSKRLGMTIAFDPSKSPHYKVVYVCGLGTDRRAGVTGYQIETYSSETRTCKVSYELALDEEIDIYFGAGVYWNNAIHWIHHTGFVLYFNLEKEVVDHVLTPGAHQRVDPESYTSYMYESCDHLLVAQIRNALNTEFNIFESKRDYSSWIVKYRVDIDGLRRPYPEIIFDHNNPRTFCFTLLSIVLGEKDNDDDSFLVLEIGDELKKAVRFNLSSKTSHKLLDFTAFPHSIRSIDFDGIYVHNPNTFQFTESLYNV
- the LOC122604511 gene encoding F-box protein At5g07610-like, producing the protein MVKKSATWSPAEKVGSMDDLTTEILVRLPVRSLLRFKSVSKHWYSLISSPCFKPPNPDFPSGLFIPFHVGRSYLGYEFIPFDIDNPVKKPPFVSLDFNLDGLMIEHSCNGLMLCSTYYDKLYKYYIYNPTVNRFAALPTPETNDDNYLSHQCHMSLAFDPSKSPHYLVIYVNCEKIPFVRKSNYKIQIYSSQTRSCDRSFTFVLDEDIAMYFGPGVYWNEAFHWIHKKGFILYFNLDQQIVHQMHTPLGLIGGNWDEESYSNYLFESRGHLLAIEILRPHTSKFKIHELMRDYSGWSLRYNVDLDGVCGPFPEIMNPESADTFEFAILALVLSDKQDGSFLVLEIPGKVLRFNLVSKTFYKLHGFSSRRKIPYPNCNKQF
- the LOC122604954 gene encoding F-box protein At5g07610-like is translated as MSSAEKVASCDGLTSEILLRLPVRSLLHFKSVSKHWYSLISSSSFKLPNLDPPSGLFVADYINKPNPEYDFIPFDIESPVKPPLRALHFDPTVKCLMIEHSCNGLMLCSAYTDEYFRHNNKYVMNYKYYIYNPTINKFNTLPRLENYANNGSVRYGMTLHFDPTQSSHYKVIYVCGYETNPLTGNTRYQIEIYSSQTRTCKTSCEFELDEDIYIDFRAGVFWNNALHWIQKSGFIFCFNLDQEIVHQIQTPIGPIGGWVEEENYSNYLFESRDHLLVIEIQRPHTSKFKIHDLKKDYSEWFVKYNVDLGGISGSFPEIMNPESADTFEFAILALVLGDKEDESFLVLEIHGKALRFNLLSKTFHKLHDLTSSRPKSHSSNRNEVFRQWPCVFQFVESLGNGL
- the LOC122606226 gene encoding pectinesterase-like yields the protein MGFQNSAGLDANQAVALVSKSDRSTFYDVQITGYQDTLYAHSQRQFYTNCTISGTVDFIFGFSATIIQDCKIISKLPEAGHATTITAHGRKGPRQATGFVIQHCDIVANEKLYPFRSLVKSYLGRPWKKYSRTVVMESNIDDFIQPDGWLPWGNDFASLDTCFYAEYANVGPGANTDKRAKGKGVKVITDRNEAMNFTAGPFLTANQWLREPFYLGLFKGR